One region of Streptomyces davaonensis JCM 4913 genomic DNA includes:
- a CDS encoding MFS transporter: MGTKAAEEVAQRRREQRGWYFYDWACSVYSTSVLTVFLGPYLTSVAEEAADADGFVHPLGIPVRAGSFFAYSVSLSVIVAVLVMPLVGAAADRSGRKKPLLAAAAYTGAAATTAMFFLDGDRYLLGGALLIVANAAQSVAMMLYNSYLPQIAPPEERDAVSSRGWAFGYASGALVLVVNLALYLGHDSFGVSETTAVRICLASAGLWWGAFTLVPLRRLRDRRAASDGRTTATASGFRQLAATIRDMRRHPLTLAFLLAYLVYNDGIQTVITQASVYGSEELGLGQSTLIGAVLLVQVLAVAGALLLGRLARTYGAKRTILGSLVAWTLTLAAGYFLPAGAPVWFFVLAAGIGLVLGGSQALSRSLFSHLVPPGKEAEYFSAYEVSDRGMSWLGPLLFGLTYQLTGSYRDAIISLVAFFALGFVLLARVPVRQAISDAGNPVPARI; the protein is encoded by the coding sequence ATGGGCACCAAGGCGGCCGAAGAGGTCGCGCAACGGCGGCGCGAGCAGCGCGGCTGGTACTTCTACGACTGGGCGTGCTCCGTCTATTCGACGAGCGTGCTCACCGTGTTCCTCGGCCCCTATCTGACCTCGGTCGCCGAGGAGGCCGCCGACGCGGACGGCTTCGTGCATCCGCTCGGCATCCCGGTGCGCGCCGGGTCCTTCTTCGCCTATTCGGTGTCGCTGTCGGTGATCGTGGCCGTCCTGGTGATGCCCCTGGTCGGCGCCGCAGCCGACCGCAGCGGCCGGAAGAAGCCGCTGCTGGCGGCGGCCGCGTACACCGGGGCCGCGGCGACGACGGCGATGTTCTTCCTGGACGGCGACCGCTATCTGCTCGGCGGCGCGCTGCTGATCGTCGCCAACGCGGCGCAGTCCGTGGCGATGATGCTCTACAACTCCTATCTGCCGCAGATCGCCCCGCCCGAGGAACGCGACGCGGTCTCCTCACGCGGGTGGGCCTTCGGCTACGCCTCGGGCGCCCTGGTCCTGGTCGTGAACCTGGCGCTGTATCTGGGCCACGACTCCTTCGGCGTCTCCGAGACCACGGCCGTCCGCATCTGCCTGGCCTCGGCCGGACTGTGGTGGGGCGCCTTCACCCTCGTACCGCTTCGACGGCTGCGCGACCGCCGGGCAGCCTCGGACGGAAGGACGACAGCGACCGCGTCCGGCTTCCGGCAGCTCGCGGCGACGATCCGCGACATGCGCCGACACCCGCTCACCCTCGCCTTCCTGCTGGCATACCTCGTCTACAACGACGGCATCCAGACAGTGATCACCCAGGCGTCGGTCTACGGCTCAGAGGAACTCGGCCTCGGCCAGTCCACGCTGATCGGCGCGGTGCTACTGGTCCAGGTGCTGGCGGTGGCGGGGGCGCTGCTGCTGGGCCGGCTGGCCCGGACGTACGGCGCGAAGCGCACCATCCTCGGCTCACTGGTGGCGTGGACGCTGACCCTGGCGGCCGGGTACTTCCTGCCGGCCGGGGCGCCGGTGTGGTTCTTCGTGCTGGCGGCCGGAATCGGACTGGTGCTGGGCGGCAGCCAGGCCCTGTCCCGCTCCCTGTTCTCCCATCTCGTACCGCCGGGCAAGGAGGCCGAGTACTTCTCCGCCTACGAGGTGAGCGACCGCGGGATGAGCTGGCTCGGCCCGCTGCTGTTCGGGCTCACCTACCAGCTGACCGGGAGCTATCGCGACGCGATCATCTCGCTGGTGGCCTTCTTCGCGCTCGGATTCGTGCTGCTCGCGCGGGTTCCGGTACGGCAGGCGATCAGCGACGCGGGCAACCCTGTTCCGGCTAGGATTTAG
- a CDS encoding glycerophosphodiester phosphodiesterase produces the protein MSTPIRHPYLDHPGPIPFAHRGGDADGLENTLFQFRRAVDLGYRYLETDVHLTRDGKLVAFHDSTLDRVTDGAGRICDLLWADVRHARVAGQEPVPLFEELLEAFPEARWNVDVKAEPALLPFLDLIERTDAWDRICLGSFSEARVVRAQRLAGPRLATSYGTRGVLNLRLRSWGVPAMVRRSAVAAQVPETQSGIPVVDRRFVHAAHARGIQVHVWTVNEEDRMHRLLDLGVDGIMTDHIETLRKVMEDRGVWV, from the coding sequence GTGAGCACGCCGATACGCCACCCCTATCTCGACCATCCGGGCCCGATCCCCTTCGCCCACCGCGGCGGAGACGCCGACGGCCTGGAGAACACCCTGTTCCAGTTCCGCCGCGCGGTGGACCTCGGCTACCGGTACCTGGAGACCGACGTCCACCTCACTCGCGACGGCAAGCTGGTCGCGTTCCACGACTCGACGCTGGACCGGGTGACCGACGGGGCGGGCCGGATCTGCGACCTGCTCTGGGCGGACGTACGGCACGCGCGCGTGGCCGGCCAGGAACCGGTGCCGCTGTTCGAGGAGCTGCTGGAGGCGTTCCCCGAGGCGCGCTGGAACGTCGACGTCAAGGCGGAGCCCGCACTGCTGCCCTTCCTTGACCTGATCGAGCGCACCGACGCCTGGGACCGGATCTGCCTCGGCTCCTTCTCCGAGGCACGGGTGGTCCGGGCCCAGCGGCTGGCCGGGCCGCGCCTGGCCACGTCGTACGGCACGCGCGGGGTGCTGAATCTGCGGCTGCGCTCCTGGGGCGTGCCCGCGATGGTGCGCCGGTCGGCCGTCGCCGCGCAGGTTCCCGAGACGCAGTCCGGCATCCCGGTCGTCGACCGTCGCTTCGTGCACGCCGCCCACGCGCGCGGGATCCAGGTCCATGTGTGGACGGTCAACGAGGAGGACCGTATGCACCGGCTCCTGGACCTGGGAGTCGATGGCATCATGACCGATCACATCGAGACATTGCGCAAGGTCATGGAGGACCGGGGCGTCTGGGTCTGA
- a CDS encoding SCO1417 family PLP biosynthesis transcription factor, whose amino-acid sequence MAQWTSAVGPAQLARLLSSQQDRPAGPGTRRPPAYRALADGIRLLVLEGRVPVAARLPAERELALSLSVSRTTVAAAYEALRAEGFLESRRGAGSWTAVPAGNPLPARGLEPLPPEALGSMIDLGCAALPAPEPWLTRAVQGALEELPPYAHTHGDYPAGLPALRAMIAERYTARGIPTMPEQIMVTTGAMGAIDAICHLFGGRGERIAVESPSYANILQLMREAGARLVPVAMAEGLTGWDMDRWRQVLRDAAPRIAYVVADFHNPTGALADDDQRRAMVDAARSAGTVLVADETMTELWLDPDVAMPRPVCAFDPAGATVITVGSASKAFWAGMRIGWVRAAPDVIRSLVAARAYADLGTPVLEQLAVNWLFSTGGWEQAVELRRVQAQENREALVSAVRRELPGWEFEVPKGGLTLWVRTGGLSGSRLAEAGERVGVRVPSGPRFGVDGAFEGYVRLPFTVGGAVAEEAAVRLAAAARLVESGGAGGGETPRTFVA is encoded by the coding sequence ATGGCGCAGTGGACCTCGGCAGTGGGGCCGGCTCAGCTCGCCCGGCTGCTCAGCTCCCAGCAGGACCGCCCCGCGGGCCCCGGTACGCGCCGCCCGCCCGCCTATCGCGCGCTCGCCGACGGCATCCGGCTGCTGGTCCTGGAAGGCCGCGTGCCGGTGGCCGCCCGGCTGCCCGCGGAACGCGAACTGGCCCTCTCCCTGTCCGTCAGCCGTACGACCGTCGCCGCCGCGTATGAGGCGCTGCGCGCCGAGGGCTTCCTGGAGTCCCGGCGCGGCGCCGGGAGCTGGACCGCCGTACCGGCCGGAAATCCGCTCCCCGCGCGGGGGCTCGAACCGCTGCCCCCCGAGGCTCTCGGCTCGATGATCGACCTCGGCTGCGCGGCGCTCCCCGCGCCCGAGCCCTGGCTCACCCGCGCGGTGCAGGGCGCCCTGGAGGAACTGCCGCCGTACGCCCACACGCACGGCGACTATCCGGCCGGGCTGCCCGCGCTGCGCGCGATGATCGCCGAGCGGTACACCGCGCGCGGCATCCCGACCATGCCCGAGCAGATCATGGTGACCACCGGCGCGATGGGCGCCATCGACGCCATCTGCCATCTGTTCGGGGGGCGGGGCGAGCGGATCGCCGTGGAGTCGCCGTCCTACGCCAACATCCTTCAGCTGATGCGGGAGGCGGGCGCCCGTCTGGTGCCGGTCGCCATGGCCGAGGGGCTCACCGGCTGGGACATGGACCGCTGGCGGCAGGTGCTACGCGACGCGGCGCCCCGGATCGCCTATGTCGTCGCCGACTTCCACAACCCGACCGGCGCCCTCGCCGACGACGACCAGCGGCGGGCGATGGTGGACGCGGCACGCTCGGCGGGGACCGTGCTGGTCGCCGACGAGACGATGACCGAGCTGTGGCTGGACCCGGATGTCGCGATGCCGCGCCCGGTGTGCGCCTTCGACCCGGCCGGGGCCACGGTGATCACCGTCGGCTCGGCGAGCAAGGCCTTCTGGGCGGGCATGCGCATCGGCTGGGTCCGGGCGGCTCCGGACGTCATCCGCAGCCTCGTCGCCGCGCGGGCCTACGCCGACCTGGGGACCCCGGTGCTGGAGCAGCTCGCCGTGAACTGGCTGTTCAGCACCGGAGGTTGGGAGCAGGCGGTGGAACTGCGCCGGGTCCAGGCCCAGGAGAACCGGGAGGCGCTGGTCAGCGCGGTGCGGCGGGAGCTGCCCGGGTGGGAGTTCGAGGTCCCCAAGGGCGGACTGACCCTGTGGGTCCGCACCGGCGGCCTGTCCGGCTCGCGGCTCGCCGAGGCGGGGGAGCGGGTCGGTGTCCGGGTGCCCTCAGGGCCCCGCTTCGGAGTGGACGGGGCCTTCGAGGGGTATGTGCGGCTGCCGTTCACCGTGGGCGGCGCGGTCGCCGAGGAGGCGGCGGTGCGGCTGGCGGCGGCTGCCCGGCTGGTGGAGAGCGGGGGCGCCGGGGGTGGGGAGACGCCGCGCACGTTTGTTGCGTAG
- the yczE gene encoding membrane protein YczE, whose product MTQATTTTGGTLLSTTSRLGRRLIQLYVGLALYGASSALLVEAGLGLEPWNVLHQGLAELTGLTIGVVSIIVGAAVLLLWIPLRQRPGLGTVSNVFVVGIAMDGTLAALPEAHSLAVRIPLLLAGVVLNGVATGLYIAARFGPGPRDGLMTGLHKRTGRSIRLMRTGIELAVVASGFLLGGTVGAGTVLYALAIGPLAQLFLRVFAVSPAPGGSAVVATGQPRRAILRR is encoded by the coding sequence ATGACGCAGGCCACTACCACCACAGGGGGGACCCTCTTGTCCACCACGAGCCGTCTCGGGCGACGGTTGATCCAGCTGTACGTCGGTCTCGCGCTGTACGGGGCGAGCTCGGCCCTGCTCGTCGAGGCGGGCCTCGGCCTCGAACCCTGGAACGTGCTGCACCAGGGCCTGGCCGAGCTGACCGGCCTGACCATCGGCGTGGTGTCGATCATCGTGGGCGCGGCGGTGCTGCTCCTGTGGATCCCGCTGCGCCAGCGGCCGGGCCTCGGCACTGTCTCCAATGTGTTCGTGGTCGGCATCGCCATGGACGGCACTTTGGCCGCCCTCCCCGAGGCGCACTCACTGGCCGTCCGGATACCCCTGCTCCTCGCCGGTGTCGTCCTCAACGGCGTGGCCACCGGCCTCTACATCGCGGCCCGCTTCGGGCCGGGCCCGCGCGACGGCCTGATGACGGGGCTGCACAAGCGCACCGGGCGCTCGATCCGGCTGATGCGCACCGGCATCGAACTCGCGGTGGTCGCCTCGGGCTTCCTGCTCGGCGGCACGGTCGGCGCCGGCACCGTGCTGTACGCGCTGGCCATCGGCCCGCTCGCCCAGCTCTTCCTGCGCGTCTTCGCCGTGTCCCCGGCACCCGGCGGCAGCGCGGTCGTTGCCACCGGTCAACCCCGGCGGGCCATACTGCGACGGTGA